One window of the Nocardia huaxiensis genome contains the following:
- a CDS encoding PhoH family protein, which yields MDTSVLLSDPWALTRFGEHHVVLPLVVISELEAKRHHHELGWFAREALRMLDDLRLAHGRLDQRIPVGTAGGTLQVELNHTDPNVLPVGFRTDSNDSRILACALNFAAEGERVVLVSKDIPLRVKASAVGLAADEYHAQDVVTSGWTGMVELEVGSDQVDRLYSETLIDLDEARDLPCHTGIRLLSAKGSALGRVTPDKRVQLVRGDREAFGLHGRSAEQRIALDLLLDESVGIVSLGGRAGTGKSALALTAGLEAVLERRSHRKVVVFRPLYAVGGQDLGYLPGSESEKMGPWAQAVFDTLEGLASPEVMEEVQARGMLEVLPLTHIRGRSLHDSFVIVDEAQSLERNVLLTVLSRLGSGSRVVLTHDVAQRDNLRVGRHDGVAAVIEKLKGHPLFAHVTLTRSERSPIAALVTEMLEEFGPNS from the coding sequence GTGGACACCTCGGTACTGCTGTCGGACCCCTGGGCCCTGACCCGCTTCGGCGAACACCACGTGGTGCTGCCGCTCGTGGTGATCAGTGAACTCGAGGCAAAACGACACCACCACGAACTCGGCTGGTTCGCCCGTGAGGCATTGCGCATGCTGGACGATCTGCGTCTGGCACACGGTCGGCTCGATCAGCGGATTCCCGTCGGCACCGCGGGTGGCACGCTCCAGGTGGAGCTCAACCACACCGACCCCAATGTGCTGCCCGTCGGGTTCCGCACCGACTCCAACGATTCCCGAATCCTCGCCTGCGCCTTGAACTTCGCGGCCGAGGGGGAGCGGGTCGTGCTGGTGTCCAAGGACATTCCGCTGCGCGTCAAGGCGTCGGCGGTCGGCCTGGCCGCCGACGAATACCACGCGCAGGACGTGGTCACCTCCGGCTGGACCGGCATGGTGGAGCTGGAGGTCGGCTCCGATCAGGTGGACCGGCTCTACTCCGAAACCCTGATCGATCTCGACGAAGCGCGAGATCTGCCATGCCACACCGGCATTCGGCTGCTCAGTGCCAAGGGCAGCGCGCTGGGCCGGGTCACCCCGGACAAGCGGGTGCAGCTGGTGCGCGGCGACCGGGAAGCCTTCGGGCTGCACGGGCGCTCGGCCGAACAGCGCATCGCTCTCGACCTGCTGCTCGACGAGAGCGTCGGCATCGTGTCGCTGGGCGGGCGGGCCGGCACCGGCAAGTCGGCGCTGGCGCTGACCGCGGGCCTGGAAGCCGTGCTGGAGCGGCGATCCCATCGCAAGGTCGTGGTGTTCCGGCCGCTGTACGCGGTCGGCGGCCAGGATCTGGGCTACCTGCCCGGCAGCGAGAGCGAGAAGATGGGGCCGTGGGCGCAGGCCGTCTTCGACACCCTGGAGGGGCTCGCCTCGCCGGAGGTGATGGAGGAGGTGCAGGCGCGCGGCATGCTGGAGGTGCTGCCGCTCACCCACATTCGCGGACGGTCGCTGCACGACTCCTTCGTGATCGTGGACGAGGCGCAGTCGCTGGAACGCAATGTGCTGCTCACCGTGCTCTCGCGGCTGGGCAGCGGGTCGCGGGTGGTGCTCACCCACGATGTGGCGCAGCGCGACAACCTGCGGGTCGGACGGCACGACGGCGTGGCCGCCGTGATCGAGAAGCTCAAGGGGCATCCGCTGTTCGCGCACGTGACGCTCACACGCAGCGAGCGGTCGCCGATCGCGGCGCTGGTCACCGAGATGCTGGAGGAGTTCGGACCCAACTCCTGA
- a CDS encoding LGFP repeat-containing protein — protein MHHFARRTAGIIAAVSLVTVFAAGCDKDDKDGKSETGMATMTTTMAPMTDHDHDETGEAKETKIATRNGEIEVSGDFLAKYNELGGPTGALGMPTGEDEDAPGGGKYQDFAGGAIYSSPATGTHVVWGEIRKAWDENGGPGGKLGYPTTDEMDIADGKQSDFTGGTITWVDNQITVTEK, from the coding sequence ATGCACCACTTCGCTCGACGCACGGCTGGCATCATCGCGGCGGTTTCGCTCGTGACCGTTTTCGCCGCGGGTTGCGACAAGGACGACAAGGACGGCAAGTCCGAAACCGGCATGGCGACCATGACCACCACCATGGCCCCGATGACCGACCACGATCACGACGAAACCGGCGAGGCGAAGGAAACCAAGATCGCCACCCGGAACGGCGAAATCGAAGTCAGCGGAGACTTCCTCGCCAAATACAACGAACTCGGCGGACCCACCGGAGCCCTCGGCATGCCCACCGGCGAGGACGAAGACGCCCCCGGCGGCGGCAAATACCAGGACTTCGCGGGCGGCGCGATCTACAGCAGCCCCGCCACCGGCACCCACGTCGTATGGGGCGAAATCCGCAAGGCCTGGGACGAGAACGGCGGCCCCGGCGGCAAACTCGGCTACCCCACCACCGACGAGATGGACATCGCCGACGGCAAACAGAGCGACTTCACCGGCGGCACCATCACCTGGGTCGACAACCAGATCACCGTCACCGAGAAGTAG
- a CDS encoding acyl-ACP desaturase: protein MQNVLADRELLVELAETVEENLDRHVAAAADWQPHDYVPWADGRNFEFLGGTDWEPGQSELSEVSRTALTVSVLIADNLPSYHREIGKHLNRGPWWRWVGRWTAEENRHEIVIRNYLMVARAVDPVELERMRMRHMTDGFRRPAMHLLDVLATLAFEEAAAAVRHRNTAALADNPIVATIAERIAADDELQTVFFANIVAAALDLVPDQAARAIADRIADFHVPSVTLADGRTSDDVLAAAGIYDRARETELVFRPLLERWNFFTRSDFGEAGEKARAEIVHLRG, encoded by the coding sequence GTGCAGAACGTTTTGGCCGACCGTGAACTGCTGGTGGAGCTCGCGGAGACGGTGGAGGAGAACCTGGACCGGCATGTGGCCGCGGCGGCCGACTGGCAGCCGCACGACTACGTGCCGTGGGCCGACGGGCGGAATTTCGAGTTTCTCGGCGGAACCGACTGGGAGCCCGGGCAATCCGAGCTGAGTGAGGTCAGCCGGACCGCGCTGACGGTGAGCGTGCTGATTGCCGACAATCTGCCGTCCTACCACCGGGAGATCGGCAAGCACCTCAATCGCGGCCCGTGGTGGCGGTGGGTCGGACGCTGGACCGCCGAGGAGAACCGGCACGAGATCGTCATCCGCAACTACCTCATGGTGGCGCGCGCGGTCGATCCGGTCGAACTGGAGCGCATGCGCATGCGGCACATGACCGACGGCTTCCGCCGCCCGGCCATGCACCTGCTCGACGTGCTCGCCACCCTCGCCTTCGAAGAGGCCGCCGCGGCTGTCCGCCACCGCAATACCGCTGCCCTGGCCGACAATCCGATCGTCGCGACCATTGCCGAACGCATCGCCGCCGACGATGAACTGCAGACCGTCTTCTTCGCCAATATCGTCGCCGCTGCCCTCGACCTGGTCCCCGACCAGGCCGCCCGCGCCATCGCCGACCGCATCGCCGACTTCCACGTCCCCTCGGTGACGCTGGCCGACGGCCGCACCAGCGACGATGTCCTCGCTGCGGCTGGCATCTACGACCGCGCCCGCGAAACCGAACTGGTCTTCCGCCCGCTGCTCGAGCGGTGGAACTTCTTCACCCGCAGCGACTTCGGCGAAGCGGGCGAGAAGGCGCGCGCCGAAATCGTCCACCTGCGGGGGTAG
- a CDS encoding limonene-1,2-epoxide hydrolase family protein, translated as MPELPELQQDAITTVREFFAALEMNAVDEALDLADPSIVWKNTSLPDIRGLDRVRWVLNFLSADRFGFRADMHNIAADGDSVVLTERTDHLRMGPVEISFWVCGTFELRDGRITLWHDHFSWENFLRGTVMGLIRAALPPKRPSY; from the coding sequence ATGCCCGAACTTCCCGAATTGCAGCAGGACGCGATCACCACGGTCCGCGAATTCTTCGCCGCACTGGAGATGAACGCCGTCGACGAGGCGCTCGACCTCGCCGATCCGAGCATCGTCTGGAAGAACACCAGCCTCCCCGACATTCGCGGCCTCGACCGCGTCCGCTGGGTCCTGAACTTCCTCAGCGCCGACCGTTTCGGCTTCCGCGCCGACATGCACAATATCGCCGCCGACGGTGACAGTGTCGTCCTCACCGAACGCACCGACCACCTCCGCATGGGCCCCGTCGAAATCTCCTTCTGGGTCTGCGGCACCTTCGAACTCCGCGACGGCCGGATCACCCTGTGGCACGACCACTTCTCGTGGGAGAACTTCCTCCGCGGCACCGTGATGGGCCTGATCCGCGCCGCCCTCCCGCCCAAACGCCCGTCCTACTGA
- a CDS encoding TetR/AcrR family transcriptional regulator, whose amino-acid sequence MAAPTTTELLWGTQQHKPKRGPKPSLTLERVVAEAVELADAEGIAGLSMARLAERLGCAKMALYRYVPGKTELTALMLDSAMGAPPEAADESWREYLRRWSEVFYERSRAHRWALELSIGARPMGPNEMAWLETALAALTDTGLTAPERFDTVVLLLGHTRGLVQQVGSGTGDDAEAALKREMGTVLAEHGDRFPNVATTLAEALRAPTGPGGRDNALQFGIDRILDGVEALIATRR is encoded by the coding sequence ATGGCGGCACCGACCACGACCGAACTGCTGTGGGGCACCCAGCAGCACAAGCCCAAGCGCGGGCCCAAACCCTCGCTCACCCTGGAGCGCGTCGTCGCCGAGGCCGTCGAACTCGCGGATGCCGAAGGCATCGCCGGGCTGTCCATGGCCCGGCTGGCCGAACGCCTCGGCTGCGCCAAGATGGCGCTCTACCGGTATGTGCCGGGCAAAACCGAACTCACCGCGCTCATGCTCGACTCCGCCATGGGCGCACCGCCTGAGGCCGCGGACGAATCCTGGCGCGAGTATCTACGGCGCTGGTCCGAGGTCTTCTACGAGCGGTCGCGGGCGCATCGGTGGGCCCTCGAACTGTCGATCGGCGCGCGGCCCATGGGGCCCAATGAAATGGCCTGGCTGGAAACGGCTCTCGCGGCACTCACCGACACCGGGCTCACCGCGCCGGAACGATTCGACACCGTGGTGCTGTTGCTCGGCCATACGCGCGGACTCGTGCAGCAGGTCGGCAGCGGCACCGGCGACGACGCGGAAGCCGCGCTGAAACGGGAGATGGGTACGGTGCTCGCCGAGCACGGCGACCGCTTCCCCAACGTGGCAACCACCCTCGCCGAAGCGCTGCGGGCTCCCACCGGACCCGGCGGGCGCGACAACGCCCTGCAATTCGGCATCGACCGCATCCTGGACGGCGTGGAAGCACTCATCGCCACTCGCCGGTAG
- a CDS encoding FAD-dependent monooxygenase yields the protein MRNTTVLISGASVAGPALAYWLNRYGFQVTVVEKAPALRSGGQAIDFTGSTHMTVLQRMGILADIEARQTGKTDMSMVDADGRELAVISGDFTGGDIEILRGDLAEVMYKHTAEHCEYLFGDTITALADTAEGVHVEFAHAPARTFDLVFGCDGIHSRVRKLAFGPERDFVSHKGYYYCIAGVSRWESDGPRERAHSQARNAPGRLAVYGGSKAAQMYMFASPELDYSRDDFDAQRRIVAERFADMGWRVPEMLAELPQLDGFYLDSISQVKMKNFVKGRVALLGDAGYGNTLAGFGTGLAIVGAYVLAGELAVAGGDHTVAFARYEEMMKRYCKLADGAHPGRFLAPKTGAGIRFRNWFLGSRFMEMMMKSAEKSKDDIELKNYPEIVGAR from the coding sequence ATGCGCAACACCACCGTTCTCATCTCCGGCGCGAGTGTCGCCGGCCCCGCCCTCGCATACTGGCTGAACCGCTACGGCTTCCAGGTCACCGTCGTGGAGAAGGCCCCGGCACTGCGCTCGGGCGGGCAGGCCATCGACTTCACCGGCAGCACCCATATGACCGTTTTGCAGCGCATGGGCATCCTCGCGGACATCGAGGCCCGGCAGACCGGCAAGACCGACATGTCGATGGTCGACGCGGACGGCCGCGAATTGGCGGTCATCTCAGGCGATTTCACCGGCGGCGACATCGAGATCCTGCGCGGCGACCTGGCCGAGGTCATGTACAAGCACACCGCCGAGCACTGCGAGTACCTCTTCGGCGACACCATCACCGCGCTGGCCGACACCGCCGAGGGTGTGCACGTCGAATTCGCGCACGCACCCGCCCGCACCTTCGATCTCGTCTTCGGTTGCGACGGAATCCATTCTCGGGTGCGCAAACTGGCCTTCGGGCCGGAGCGGGACTTCGTCAGCCATAAGGGCTACTACTACTGCATCGCCGGGGTGTCGCGCTGGGAGAGTGACGGGCCGCGTGAGCGCGCGCATTCGCAGGCGCGCAACGCCCCCGGACGGCTCGCCGTCTACGGCGGTTCGAAGGCGGCGCAGATGTACATGTTCGCCTCGCCCGAACTCGATTACTCCCGTGACGATTTCGATGCACAGCGCCGGATCGTCGCCGAGAGGTTCGCGGATATGGGCTGGCGGGTTCCCGAAATGCTGGCGGAATTGCCGCAATTGGATGGCTTCTACCTGGATTCGATCAGCCAGGTGAAGATGAAGAACTTCGTGAAGGGCCGCGTCGCATTGCTCGGTGACGCCGGATACGGAAACACCCTGGCGGGATTCGGAACCGGATTGGCAATCGTCGGCGCGTATGTGCTGGCCGGTGAATTGGCCGTCGCCGGGGGCGATCACACCGTGGCGTTCGCCCGCTACGAGGAGATGATGAAGCGCTACTGCAAGCTGGCGGACGGGGCGCACCCGGGGCGTTTCCTGGCGCCGAAGACCGGGGCCGGCATCCGATTCCGCAACTGGTTCCTGGGCTCACGCTTCATGGAGATGATGATGAAGTCGGCCGAGAAATCGAAGGACGATATCGAACTGAAGAACTACCCGGAAATCGTGGGCGCGCGGTGA
- a CDS encoding class II fumarate hydratase: MTEYRIEHDTMGEVRVPVDALWRAQTQRAVENFPISGRGLERAQIRALGLLKAAAATVNRDLGLLDKAKADAIIAAATEIADGKHDDQFPIDVFQTGSGTSSNMNANEVIASIAAREGVTVHPNDDVNMSQSSNDTFPTATHLAATEAVVKDLVPALEHLRLALLDKSVQWKDVVKSGRTHLMDAVPVTLGQEFGGYTRQVSAGIERLLATLPRLGELAIGGTAVGTGLNAPDGFGTKVVAELAKQTNLDHLTEARDHFEAQAARDGLVELSGALRTVAISLTKIANDIRWMGSGPLTGLAELQLPDLQPGSSIMPGKVNPVLPEAVTQVAAQVIGNDAAVAWGGGNGHFELNVYIPVMARNVLESIRLLANVSRLFADKCVVGLVANVEHLRQLAESSPSIVTPLNSAIGYEEAAAVAKQALKEKKTIRQTVIDRGLIGDKLSLEELDRRLDVLSMAKVDDQKN, from the coding sequence ATGACCGAGTACCGCATCGAACACGACACCATGGGCGAGGTCCGCGTCCCCGTCGACGCGCTCTGGCGGGCCCAGACGCAGCGCGCGGTGGAGAACTTCCCGATCAGCGGCCGGGGTCTGGAGCGCGCCCAGATCCGCGCGCTGGGCCTGCTCAAGGCGGCCGCCGCGACCGTGAACCGCGATCTGGGGCTGCTGGACAAGGCCAAGGCCGACGCCATCATCGCCGCCGCCACCGAGATCGCCGACGGCAAGCACGACGACCAGTTCCCGATCGACGTCTTCCAGACCGGTTCGGGCACCAGCTCGAATATGAACGCCAACGAGGTGATCGCGAGCATCGCGGCGCGCGAGGGCGTCACCGTGCACCCCAATGACGACGTGAACATGTCGCAGTCGTCCAACGACACCTTCCCCACCGCAACACATCTCGCCGCCACCGAGGCCGTGGTGAAGGATCTGGTGCCGGCGCTGGAGCATCTGCGGCTGGCGCTGCTGGACAAGTCGGTGCAGTGGAAGGACGTGGTGAAGTCCGGCCGCACCCATCTCATGGATGCCGTGCCGGTCACCCTCGGCCAGGAGTTCGGCGGGTACACCCGCCAGGTGAGCGCCGGCATCGAGCGGCTGCTGGCGACACTGCCGCGACTGGGTGAGCTGGCCATCGGCGGCACCGCCGTCGGCACCGGGCTCAACGCCCCGGACGGGTTCGGCACGAAAGTCGTTGCGGAGCTTGCCAAGCAGACGAACCTCGATCATCTGACCGAGGCCCGCGACCACTTCGAGGCGCAGGCCGCGCGGGACGGTCTGGTGGAGCTGTCGGGTGCGCTGCGCACGGTCGCCATCAGCCTGACCAAGATCGCGAACGATATTCGCTGGATGGGTTCCGGACCGCTCACCGGCCTGGCCGAACTCCAGCTGCCGGACCTCCAGCCCGGATCCTCCATCATGCCCGGCAAGGTGAATCCGGTGCTGCCGGAAGCGGTTACGCAGGTCGCCGCGCAGGTGATCGGCAATGACGCGGCGGTCGCGTGGGGCGGCGGCAACGGCCATTTCGAGTTGAACGTCTACATTCCGGTGATGGCGCGCAATGTGCTGGAGTCGATTCGCCTGCTGGCCAATGTTTCTCGCCTGTTCGCCGACAAGTGCGTGGTCGGACTGGTGGCGAATGTGGAGCATCTGCGGCAGCTGGCGGAATCCTCGCCGTCCATCGTGACGCCGCTGAATTCGGCGATCGGTTACGAGGAGGCCGCCGCGGTGGCCAAGCAGGCGCTGAAGGAGAAGAAGACCATTCGGCAGACCGTCATCGACCGGGGTTTGATCGGCGACAAGCTGTCGCTGGAGGAACTCGATCGGCGACTGGATGTGCTCTCGATGGCGAAAGTCGACGACCAGAAGAACTGA
- a CDS encoding zf-TFIIB domain-containing protein produces MKCPKCHAAMHTYNRAGVHIEQCSGCRGIFLDYGELEALQRLEGGYQQPGYQAPPPPAAPAWGAPQHHQAPHYGHGHGHGHRPQHGVGRLFFSS; encoded by the coding sequence ATGAAATGCCCTAAGTGTCATGCGGCTATGCATACGTACAACCGGGCGGGGGTGCACATCGAGCAGTGCAGCGGCTGCCGGGGGATCTTCCTGGACTACGGCGAGCTGGAAGCCCTGCAGCGCCTCGAGGGCGGATACCAGCAGCCCGGATATCAGGCTCCGCCGCCGCCCGCCGCACCCGCGTGGGGTGCGCCGCAGCATCATCAGGCCCCGCACTACGGGCACGGCCACGGGCACGGCCATCGCCCGCAGCATGGCGTCGGGCGCTTGTTCTTCTCGTCGTAA
- a CDS encoding phosphotransferase family protein, whose translation MDRLHIAGSAVDPVAAAAVWRAHAVLPETSAGPAGDAALEAMRHDPMRPFTLVHGDFHLGQLVRLGDGDRDSLRLIDVDDLGVGDPVWDLARMAGFFAAGILDSVAWERFLNAYRLAGGPAVPAHDEWAVLDGPARALVVQAAAISVAKAGAEGRELDEWDVALVDSCRRMAAAVS comes from the coding sequence ATGGATCGGCTGCATATCGCCGGTTCCGCCGTCGACCCCGTGGCGGCGGCAGCGGTGTGGCGAGCTCATGCGGTGCTGCCGGAGACCTCAGCGGGTCCGGCCGGGGATGCCGCGCTGGAGGCGATGCGGCACGATCCGATGAGGCCGTTCACACTCGTGCACGGGGATTTTCATCTCGGACAGCTGGTCCGGCTCGGCGACGGCGACCGGGATTCGTTGCGGCTCATCGATGTCGATGATCTCGGGGTGGGGGATCCGGTGTGGGATCTGGCTCGGATGGCGGGGTTCTTCGCGGCGGGGATCTTGGATTCGGTTGCGTGGGAACGGTTCTTGAACGCATACCGACTGGCCGGTGGGCCTGCGGTGCCGGCGCATGACGAGTGGGCGGTGCTGGACGGTCCGGCGCGGGCGCTCGTTGTTCAAGCGGCGGCCATCAGTGTGGCCAAGGCGGGCGCCGAGGGGCGCGAACTGGACGAATGGGATGTGGCACTGGTGGATTCGTGTCGGCGGATGGCGGCTGCCGTATCGTGA